The Vicinamibacteria bacterium genome has a segment encoding these proteins:
- a CDS encoding sulfatase codes for MRKGTCLPFLKRVVALASSLAVMGCERPIDLTELVAGAGKTSPGAVFAAFRDHSEWTGEIELGGQTLPSITPPFPSEITFDVVLPDHAELEMSVGLLTERRIPRARVDFEADLEIGQETISIFRREVREMDHNRFHPARVDLGAWGGKPVRLTLRARPMVSTPRAPWADRILTAWGNPVIKPRAIQPLAESERPSFVVLLVDTLRADFTGAYGFPGPISPAIDRLALESVVFENCFANAPWTKPSVATLFTSLYPEVHTVKEMGLREWDGDAGQLEALPQEAETLAELLQEAGYDTAAFVSNPFVSPRYGFSQGFDVFERRVKTTTILKAARQWIDERGDTSAPFFLYLHFMDVHGPYDPSRRDFETIRDLVDPGIDARLTTEEYAHIPAYLRDTDWADDEERFRLRSWHAKYGAGVIGFDRKVGPFLDDLRNRGILDRTYVVFTSDHGEELMEHGGWNHGENLFDHQLHVPLLIRKPLSEDAGRRVDSLVSLIDLMPSLLSLARIDEFPAAAGRDISPLLGNEGDVPPQPVFASAVIGSPDLHGVRTPRQKLLWNFSGNAIAIYDLVADPRELDERGSSHDQISVELLKQYLREHMIDLTARGSLTPDTIPLTDELRDQLKALGYVR; via the coding sequence ATGAGGAAGGGCACCTGCCTACCCTTCTTGAAAAGGGTCGTCGCGTTGGCGAGCTCGCTTGCGGTGATGGGATGCGAACGTCCGATCGACCTTACGGAGCTCGTGGCGGGCGCAGGCAAGACGTCGCCGGGAGCGGTCTTTGCCGCCTTTCGTGACCACTCCGAATGGACCGGGGAGATCGAGCTCGGAGGGCAAACCCTTCCGTCGATCACGCCGCCGTTTCCGTCCGAGATCACCTTCGACGTCGTCCTCCCCGATCATGCCGAGCTCGAGATGTCCGTGGGTTTGCTGACCGAGCGACGCATTCCCAGAGCCCGCGTTGACTTCGAGGCCGACCTGGAAATCGGTCAAGAAACGATTTCGATCTTCCGCCGCGAGGTGCGAGAGATGGACCACAACCGGTTCCACCCCGCGCGGGTCGATCTCGGCGCCTGGGGGGGCAAGCCCGTTCGACTCACTCTCAGGGCCCGGCCGATGGTGTCGACTCCCCGAGCTCCCTGGGCGGATCGGATTCTCACCGCCTGGGGAAACCCCGTCATCAAGCCAAGAGCGATACAGCCCTTGGCCGAATCGGAGCGTCCGTCCTTCGTCGTTCTTCTCGTGGATACTCTGCGTGCTGATTTCACCGGCGCCTACGGCTTCCCCGGACCCATTTCTCCAGCGATCGATCGGTTGGCGCTGGAGTCGGTCGTTTTCGAGAACTGCTTCGCCAACGCTCCATGGACCAAACCCTCGGTCGCGACGCTCTTCACGTCACTCTATCCCGAGGTCCATACCGTGAAGGAGATGGGATTGCGGGAATGGGATGGCGACGCCGGGCAGCTGGAAGCTCTGCCCCAGGAAGCCGAGACCCTTGCCGAGCTTCTCCAGGAGGCCGGCTACGATACCGCAGCCTTCGTAAGCAACCCTTTCGTCTCCCCCCGGTACGGGTTTTCGCAAGGTTTCGATGTCTTCGAACGGCGGGTAAAAACAACCACGATCTTGAAGGCAGCGAGGCAATGGATCGACGAACGAGGAGACACTTCAGCTCCGTTTTTTCTCTACCTGCACTTCATGGACGTTCACGGGCCCTACGACCCGTCCCGAAGAGACTTCGAGACCATTCGCGATCTCGTCGACCCGGGCATCGACGCTCGGCTGACCACGGAAGAATATGCTCACATCCCGGCCTATTTGAGGGACACGGATTGGGCCGATGACGAGGAACGTTTCCGACTGAGATCCTGGCACGCCAAGTACGGAGCCGGCGTGATTGGTTTCGACCGGAAGGTCGGTCCGTTTCTCGATGACCTGCGGAACCGGGGCATTCTCGATCGTACCTACGTCGTGTTCACCTCCGATCACGGAGAAGAGCTGATGGAGCATGGAGGCTGGAATCATGGCGAGAATCTATTCGATCATCAGCTCCACGTCCCGCTTCTAATTCGGAAGCCTCTGTCGGAGGACGCCGGACGGCGCGTCGATTCCCTGGTAAGCCTGATCGATCTCATGCCGTCGCTCTTGAGCCTCGCCCGAATCGACGAGTTTCCTGCCGCGGCTGGTCGCGACATTTCACCGCTCTTGGGGAACGAGGGCGACGTTCCACCGCAACCGGTATTCGCCTCGGCGGTCATCGGAAGTCCCGATTTGCATGGTGTGCGGACGCCGCGGCAGAAGCTTCTGTGGAATTTTTCGGGCAACGCCATTGCCATTTACGATCTCGTCGCCGACCCGCGCGAGCTCGACGAGAGGGGGAGCTCTCACGACCAGATTTCTGTCGAGCTTTTGAAGCAGTATCTCCGGGAGCACATGATCGATCTGACCGCGCGGGGCTCTTTGACGCCGGATACGATACCGCTCACCGACGAGCTTCGGGACCAGTTGAAGGCCCTCGGCTACGTTCGGTAG
- a CDS encoding alpha-L-fucosidase, translating to MGLRAAFAAMALYASAAVAQDPQTEAQEWFREARFGMFIHWGVYSLLGKGEWVMENDRMTVEEYEKLPSRFDPVDYDPAEWVRIAKDAGMRYITITSKHHDGFAMWDSKVSDYDIVERTPYGKDVLKTLAEECRKAGLKLFLYHSHLDWHHFDYYPRGKTGRHAGRPESGSFDAYLEYMNAQVAELAGGDYGELGGFWFDGWWDQHVNEADKNDRSTHVDWKLEETYDLIHRLQPGALIGNNHHVAPFEGEGFQMFERDLPGANTFGYNTTEVGTLPLETCDTTNGSWGFNASDRDFKSTKDLVHYLVRAAGHDANLLLNVGPTPEGTIPSEAVDRLREIGVWTRTFGETIYGTRGGPMRPQSWGVATSRDGVVYVHVLSADAPERLVLPGTADLALKDARLFGSGRAIGFTRQPDIVLQLPPDDRNPIDTIVVLRPTR from the coding sequence ATGGGACTCAGAGCTGCTTTCGCCGCGATGGCCCTCTACGCTTCCGCCGCCGTGGCCCAGGATCCACAGACCGAAGCCCAGGAGTGGTTCCGCGAGGCGCGCTTCGGAATGTTCATCCACTGGGGCGTCTACAGCCTTCTGGGAAAAGGGGAGTGGGTGATGGAGAACGACCGGATGACGGTCGAAGAATACGAAAAGCTTCCCTCGCGATTCGACCCGGTGGACTACGACCCGGCCGAATGGGTACGCATCGCGAAGGATGCGGGAATGCGCTACATCACCATCACGTCCAAGCACCACGACGGCTTCGCGATGTGGGACTCGAAGGTCAGCGACTACGACATCGTGGAGCGGACGCCTTACGGAAAGGACGTCTTGAAGACGCTCGCCGAGGAATGCCGGAAAGCCGGTTTGAAGCTCTTCCTCTATCACTCGCACCTCGACTGGCATCACTTCGACTACTACCCTCGAGGAAAGACGGGGCGCCATGCCGGGCGGCCGGAGTCGGGAAGCTTCGACGCCTATCTCGAGTACATGAATGCCCAGGTGGCCGAGCTCGCGGGGGGAGACTACGGTGAGCTCGGAGGGTTCTGGTTCGACGGCTGGTGGGATCAGCACGTAAACGAGGCCGACAAGAACGACCGTTCGACTCACGTCGACTGGAAGCTCGAGGAGACCTACGACCTCATCCATCGGCTTCAGCCTGGAGCACTCATCGGGAACAACCACCACGTGGCCCCATTTGAGGGCGAGGGGTTCCAGATGTTCGAGCGCGACCTTCCGGGCGCCAACACCTTCGGCTACAACACGACGGAGGTGGGTACCCTGCCCCTCGAAACCTGCGACACCACCAACGGCTCCTGGGGATTCAATGCCTCGGACCGGGATTTCAAGAGCACGAAGGATCTCGTTCACTATCTCGTCCGCGCCGCGGGTCACGACGCGAACCTGCTTTTGAACGTCGGGCCGACACCCGAGGGGACGATTCCTTCCGAGGCGGTGGATCGGCTTCGCGAGATCGGCGTCTGGACTCGTACCTTCGGCGAGACGATCTACGGTACTCGGGGCGGTCCGATGCGCCCTCAGTCCTGGGGAGTGGCGACGTCGAGAGACGGCGTCGTCTACGTTCACGTTCTTTCCGCGGATGCCCCCGAGCGCCTGGTCCTTCCCGGAACCGCGGACCTCGCACTGAAGGACGCTCGCCTCTTTGGATCCGGCCGCGCGATCGGTTTCACGCGTCAGCCTGACATAGTCTTGCAGCTACCTCCAGACGATCGGAATCCCATCGACACCATCGTCGTCTTGCGCCCGACGCGGTAG
- the dps gene encoding DNA starvation/stationary phase protection protein Dps — MTVKHRTKNDLNEATREKIIGLLNQNLADAIHLALQAKQAHWNVKGPSFISLHELFDKLYDEASEWVDLMAERAVALGGIADGTLKGVSGRTRLGSYGLDLVQGKEHLEELSGSVAAFGQAVRKAIDAADEAGDADTADLFTEVSRGADKMLWFLEAHLQADR, encoded by the coding sequence ATGACCGTGAAGCACAGGACCAAGAACGATCTCAACGAGGCCACCCGCGAGAAGATCATTGGCCTCCTCAATCAGAATCTTGCCGACGCGATTCACCTCGCCCTTCAGGCGAAGCAAGCCCACTGGAACGTCAAGGGACCTTCGTTCATCTCCCTTCACGAGCTTTTTGACAAGCTCTATGACGAGGCGTCGGAGTGGGTGGACCTCATGGCCGAGCGGGCGGTAGCCCTCGGCGGTATTGCCGACGGAACGTTGAAGGGCGTGTCCGGACGAACTCGCCTCGGAAGCTACGGCCTGGATCTGGTTCAAGGCAAAGAGCACCTCGAAGAGCTCTCTGGCTCGGTCGCGGCCTTTGGTCAGGCAGTCCGGAAAGCCATCGACGCCGCCGACGAGGCGGGCGACGCGGATACCGCGGACCTCTTCACCGAGGTTTCCCGGGGCGCGGACAAGATGCTCTGGTTCCTCGAGGCGCATCTGCAGGCCGACCGCTGA
- a CDS encoding transcriptional repressor — MTHDDAPLLRDHGIKPSAQRVAVASYVLHTHDHPSAEEVFARVRKRFPMVSRGTIYNTLNLFVEKGLLRGFSMTGGHAVFDANVTSHHHFIDERTGRIYDVPWNEIRVSDVSKLGDFEVSEYQVVLRGRKRNGRKRRKTE; from the coding sequence ATGACCCATGACGACGCTCCCCTGTTGCGCGATCACGGCATCAAGCCGTCTGCCCAGCGGGTCGCGGTCGCCAGCTACGTCCTTCACACACACGATCACCCCTCGGCCGAAGAGGTCTTCGCACGAGTCCGCAAACGCTTTCCGATGGTATCCCGGGGCACGATCTACAACACGCTCAACCTCTTCGTCGAGAAAGGTTTGCTCCGGGGCTTCTCGATGACCGGGGGACACGCGGTTTTCGATGCCAACGTCACGAGCCACCATCACTTCATCGATGAGAGGACCGGAAGGATCTACGACGTGCCGTGGAACGAGATCCGCGTATCCGACGTTTCGAAGCTTGGAGACTTCGAGGTTTCCGAGTATCAGGTCGTGCTACGAGGGCGAAAGCGAAATGGGAGGAAAAGGAGAAAGACAGAATGA
- a CDS encoding ABC transporter permease has protein sequence MRDFLLDMRYGLRMLTKTPVVAAVAAASLALGISANTTTFAVANGFLFAPFPFPDQDELVLISEIHAKSTDDEWVSPGNFLDYRARATVFDRLVAYDVLPANLTGGDEPERVRLVKMSPETFRVLDRSPLLGRDFDEKEGVAGAGNVAVLSYPFWQRYFAASRSILGEVVTIDGKGFEVVGVMPQDFDFLPANVDLFVPTSWEDRSSDRERALLVLGRLKEGRTPEEAEAEITAISSQLAGELPEQNEGYRAITMPLRDYFPGRTDTLLMYILLTVSGFVLLIACANIANLLLARAEARQREVAVRSALGAGRSRILRQLLTESSILALLGGALGAFLSVYSVRWVRQSMPAELPLSFLPEMDRTVLLYTLATSMIAGMIFGIAPALHTFADDLREALGESSRGGTATRKRNRLRNAFVVAEIGAALALLIGSGALMNIFREYIMPDPGFEVNRLLTAQLTLSEDRHPDDADVRRFYHEVSVRLSEIPGVTGVAVMNELPRSRASGATEFTIEGRAPLRHNEEPVSGFQAVNATYFTTLGVSIRAGRGVTLADREDSEPVAVVNESFVEKFFPDEDPLGKRLVVKGTPRRIVGVSETIYQARMPDEGGKLGPVIYLPMEQQPVRTKSFALRVQGDPSALAPDLRSAIWAVDPEQPVSKVQTLAEHIETELSGPRIIAVVLTIFASTALLLSAIGIYGVMAHGVAQKTREIGIRMALGAAGRDVVGLVTRQGMRLALFGLLLGTPFAFALTRLVGSTFVSTTGVTLQMVLTVVTVLAAVAFAATYLPARKASRIQPVRALTTE, from the coding sequence ATGCGTGACTTTCTCCTCGATATGCGGTACGGCCTCCGAATGCTGACGAAAACCCCGGTCGTGGCCGCGGTGGCTGCAGCCTCCCTCGCCCTGGGAATCTCGGCCAATACCACGACGTTCGCGGTGGCCAATGGCTTTCTCTTCGCCCCGTTCCCGTTTCCGGACCAGGACGAGCTGGTCCTGATCTCTGAAATCCACGCGAAGAGCACGGACGATGAATGGGTCTCTCCCGGGAACTTTCTCGACTATCGGGCACGGGCCACCGTCTTCGATCGCCTGGTCGCCTACGACGTGCTGCCAGCGAATCTGACCGGCGGAGACGAGCCGGAGAGGGTGCGCCTGGTGAAGATGAGCCCCGAGACGTTCCGCGTCCTCGATCGAAGCCCTCTGCTCGGCCGAGACTTCGACGAGAAGGAGGGAGTCGCCGGCGCGGGAAATGTCGCCGTTCTCTCCTATCCATTCTGGCAACGCTACTTCGCCGCCTCTCGTTCGATTCTCGGCGAGGTGGTCACCATCGACGGTAAGGGCTTCGAGGTCGTCGGAGTGATGCCTCAGGACTTCGATTTCCTTCCCGCAAATGTGGACCTCTTCGTTCCCACGAGCTGGGAGGACCGGAGCTCGGATCGCGAGCGTGCGCTCCTGGTCTTGGGCCGCCTGAAGGAGGGTCGCACGCCCGAGGAAGCGGAAGCCGAGATTACCGCGATCTCGAGCCAGCTCGCGGGGGAGCTTCCGGAGCAAAACGAAGGCTATCGCGCCATCACCATGCCCCTCCGCGACTACTTCCCTGGCCGGACGGACACGCTCCTCATGTACATCCTGCTCACCGTGTCGGGATTCGTTCTTCTGATCGCCTGCGCCAATATCGCGAATCTTCTCCTCGCGCGCGCCGAGGCCCGACAGAGGGAAGTGGCGGTTCGCAGCGCGCTCGGAGCCGGGCGGTCGCGTATCCTGCGGCAGCTCCTGACCGAGAGCTCGATTCTCGCCCTCCTGGGAGGGGCCCTGGGTGCGTTTCTCTCGGTTTACAGCGTGCGATGGGTGAGGCAGTCCATGCCCGCCGAGCTTCCACTTTCGTTTCTTCCGGAAATGGACCGAACGGTGCTCCTCTATACGCTCGCGACGTCGATGATCGCGGGAATGATCTTCGGGATCGCGCCCGCCCTTCACACTTTCGCCGACGATCTCCGCGAAGCCCTGGGGGAGTCGAGCCGCGGCGGGACCGCTACCCGCAAACGGAATCGGCTCCGGAACGCCTTCGTCGTCGCCGAGATCGGGGCCGCTCTCGCGCTTCTCATCGGTTCCGGAGCTCTCATGAACATCTTCCGCGAGTACATCATGCCCGACCCCGGATTCGAGGTGAATCGCCTTCTGACCGCGCAGCTCACCCTCTCGGAGGATCGGCATCCCGACGACGCCGACGTCCGGCGCTTCTACCACGAGGTCTCCGTCCGGCTTTCGGAGATTCCCGGTGTCACCGGGGTCGCGGTGATGAACGAGCTTCCGCGAAGCCGAGCCTCGGGTGCGACGGAATTCACCATCGAAGGACGCGCGCCGCTGCGGCACAACGAGGAACCGGTCAGCGGCTTCCAGGCGGTTAACGCGACCTACTTCACCACCCTTGGGGTGTCGATCCGCGCGGGTCGCGGAGTGACCCTGGCGGATCGAGAGGACTCGGAGCCGGTCGCGGTGGTCAACGAGAGCTTCGTCGAGAAGTTCTTTCCCGATGAGGATCCGCTGGGAAAGCGGCTGGTCGTGAAGGGCACACCGCGCCGCATCGTCGGCGTCTCGGAGACCATCTATCAGGCGAGGATGCCCGATGAAGGCGGAAAGCTCGGACCGGTGATCTATCTTCCGATGGAGCAACAGCCGGTTCGGACGAAGAGCTTCGCCCTCCGGGTGCAAGGGGACCCCTCCGCTCTCGCGCCCGACCTGCGCTCGGCGATCTGGGCCGTCGATCCCGAGCAGCCGGTGAGCAAGGTCCAGACCCTGGCGGAGCACATCGAAACCGAGCTCTCCGGTCCCAGGATCATTGCCGTCGTTCTCACCATCTTCGCCTCGACCGCGTTGTTACTCTCGGCGATAGGTATCTACGGGGTCATGGCCCATGGCGTCGCCCAGAAGACGCGGGAGATCGGAATCCGCATGGCGCTGGGCGCCGCGGGAAGAGACGTCGTAGGGCTCGTCACCCGGCAGGGAATGCGACTCGCCCTCTTCGGCCTCCTCCTGGGAACGCCCTTCGCCTTCGCCCTTACCCGGCTCGTGGGCTCGACGTTCGTGAGCACGACCGGCGTCACACTCCAGATGGTGCTGACCGTCGTCACCGTCCTCGCGGCCGTGGCGTTTGCCGCGACCTACCTTCCCGCGCGGAAAGCCTCCCGCATCCAGCCGGTCAGAGCGCTTACGACCGAGTAG